The Parambassis ranga chromosome 14, fParRan2.1, whole genome shotgun sequence genome includes a window with the following:
- the acaca gene encoding acetyl-CoA carboxylase 1 isoform X11, translating to MAQQEGAAKKKPSVASLHSRFIVGSVSEENSEDETQGKPDMQLEEKENRSLSPSSGSSDSTYEMGFDHIDGPVHNLRSSMSGLHLVKQGRDRRRIDLQRDFTVASPAEFVTRFGGNKVIEKVLIANNGIAAVKCMRSIRRWAYEMFRNERAIRFVVMVTPEDLKANAEYIKMADHYVPVPGGTNNNNYANVELILDIAKRIPVQAVWAGWGHASENPKLPELLQKNGIAFMGPPSQAMWALGDKIASSIVAQTAGIPTLPWSGSGLSVDWAENNQKKKIINVPHDVYELGCIQDVEDGLKAAEKIGFPVMVKASEGGGGKGIRKVNCADDFPNLFRQVQAEVPGSPIFVMQLAKHARHLEVQILADQYGNAISLFGRDCSVQRRHQKIIEEAPATIATSDVFEDMEKCAVKLAKMVGYVSAGTVEYLYSQDGSFYFLELNPRLQVEHPCTEMVADVNLPAAQLQIAMGIPLHRIKDIRMLYGLQPWGDCPIDFECLSTTPSPRGHVIAARITSENPDEGFKPSSGTVQELNFRSNKNVWGYFSVAAAGGLHEFADSQFGHCFSWGENREEAISNMVVALKELSIRGDFRTTVEYLIKLLETESFQHNSIDTGWLDRLISEKMQAERPDTMLGIVSGALHVADVNLRNSVSNFLHSLERGQVLPAHTLLNTVDVELIYEGTKYVLTVTRQSPNSYVVIMNNSSAEVDVHRLSDGGLLLSYDGSSYTTYMKEEVDRYRITIGNKTCVFEKENDPSLLRSPSAGKLIQYTVEDGGHVFAGQCYAEIEVMKMVMTLTAAESGCIHYVKRAGAALEPGCVIAKLQLDDPSRVQQAELHTGALPSIQAVALRGEKLHRVFHNTLDHLVHIMNGYCLPEPFFSGKLKEWVERLMKTMRDPSLPLLELQDIMTSVSGRIPPAVEKSIKKEMAQYASNITSVLCQFPSQQIANILDSHAATLNKKSEREVFFMNTQSIVQLVQKYRSGIRGHMKAVVMDLLRQYLKVEIQFQNGHYDKCVFALREENKGDMANVLNYIFSHAQVTKKNLLVTMLIDQLCGRDPTLTDELMAILTELTQLSKTTNAKVALRARQVLIASHLPSYELRHNQVESIFLSAIDMYGHQFCIENLQKLILSETSIFDVLPNFFYHSNQVVRMAALEVYVRRAYIAYELNSVQHRQLKDNTCVVEFQFMLPTSHPNRMSFSSNLNHYGMVHVASVSDVLLDTSFTPPCQRMGAMVSFRSFQEFTKNIKDVLICFSDSPPPSPTFPEGGNPVLYGEEDNKSIQDEPIHILNVAIKTDSDIDDDGLASMFREFTQSKKSMLFEHGIRRLTFLVAQKDFRKQINCEVDQRFHREFPKFFTFRARDKFEEDRIYRHLEPALAFQLELNRMRNFALTAIPCANHKMHLYLGAARVEVGTEVTDYRFFVRAIIRHSDLVTKEASFEYLHNEAERLLLEAMDELEVAFNNTTVRTDCNHIFLNFVPTVIMDPSKIEESVRSMVMRYGSRLWKLRVLQAELKINIRLTPTGKQIPIRLFLTNESGYYLDISLYKEVTDSRTGQVGPKDRQIMFQAYGDKQGPLHGMLINTPYVTKDLLQSKRFQAQSLGTTYVYDFPEMFRQALKKLWHSTQAYAHLPKCPLPSELLTFTELVLDAQGQLVQMNRLPGGNEIGMVAWRMTLRTPEYPAGREIIVISNDITHKIGSFGPQEDVLFLRASEMARESGIPRLYIAANSGARIGLAEEIRHMFHVAWQDPSDPYKGFKYLYLTPQDYKKVSALNSVHCEHIEDEGESRYKITDIIGKDEGLGVENLKGSGMIAGESSLAYEEIITMNLVTCRAIGIGAYLVRLGQRTIQVDNSHIILTGAGALNKVLGREVYTSNNQLGGIQIMHNNGVTHCTVCDDFEGVFTLLQWLSYMPKCISSPAPILKAKDSIDRTIEFVPTKAPYDPRWMLAGRPSQTPKGSWQSGFFDHGSFMEIMQPWAQSVVVGRARLGGIPTGVVAVETRSVELSIPADPANLDSEAKIIQQAGQVWFPDSAFKTAQAIKDLNREGLPLIVFANWRGFSGGMKDMYDQVLKFGAYIVDGLREYKQPVLVYIPPQAELRGGSWVVIDPTINPRHMEMYADKDSRGGVLEPEGTVEIKFRKKDLVKTMRRVDPVYMGLAERLGTPELSTPDRKELETKLKEREEFLLPIYHQVAVQFADLHDTPGRMQEKGVITDILEWQTSRQFFYWRLRRLLLEDTVKRKIQAANSELTDGQIQAMLRRWFVEAEGAVKAYLWDNNEEVVGWVERQLAEDEGARSVIDENIKYIRRDHILKQIRSLVQANPEVAMDSIVHMTQHISPTQRAEVVRILSTMETSASS from the exons ATGGCACAGCAGGAAGGTGCTGCCAAGAAGAAGCCCTCCGTGGCATCGCTGCACTCCCGCTTCATTGTGGGATCGGTGTCGGAAGAGAACTCGGAGGATGAAACTCAAGGGAAGCCGGACATGCAGCTGGAGGAAAAGGAGAATCGTTCCTTGTCACCATCTTCTGGTAGCTCTGACAGCACCTATGAAATGGGTTTTGACCACATTGATGGCCCCGTCCACAATTTAAG ATCAAGCATGTCAGGGCTGCATTTGGTGAAACAAGGCAGAGATCGCAGGCGCATTGATTTACAGAGGGATTTCACTGTGGCTTCTCCTGCTGAATTTGTCACCCGCTTCGGTGGAAACAAGGTCATTGAGAAG GTGCTTATCGCTAACAATGGCATTGCTGCGGTTAAATGCATGCGCTCCATCCGCCGCTGGGCGTATGAGATGTTCCGTAATGAAAGGGCAATCCgttttgttgtcatggtgacccCAGAAGATCTAAAGGCCAATGCAG aGTATATCAAAATGGCAGATCATTATGTCCCTGTGCCAGGAGGGACAAATAACAACAACTATGCCAACGTAGAACTCATTCTGGACATTGCTAAACGAATACCTGTTCAG GCAGTGTGGGCTGGATGGGGTCATGCCTCAGAGAACCCCAAACTCCCAGAGCTTCTTCAAAAGAATGGCATTGCTTTCATGG GTCCCCCAAGTCAAGCCATGTGGGCTCTAGGCGACAAGATTGCTTCATCAATTGTGGCTCAGACAGCTGGCATTCCAACCCTGCCTTGGAGTGGATCAG GTCTGTCAGTGGATTGGGCCGAGAACAATCAGAAGAAAAAGATCATTAACGTTCCTCATGATGTGTATGAACTCGGCTGCATCCAGGATGTAGAAGATGGTTTGAAA GCTGCAGAGAAAATCGGCTTCCCTGTAATGGTGAAGGCTTCAGAAGGTGGTGGAGGGAAAGGGATCCGTAAAGTCAACTGTGCGGATGACTTCCCAAACCTTTTCAGACAG GTCCAGGCAGAGGTTCCAGGGTCACCCATTTTCGTCATGCAACTCGCCAAGCATGCCCGCCACTTGGAGGTCCAGATTTTGGCTGATCAATACGGCAATGCCATTTCCCTGTTCGGCAGAGACTGCTCGGTGCAGCGACGTCACCAGAAGATTATAGAGGAGGCTCCTGCTACTATTGCTACTTCTGATGTGTTTGAGGACATGGAAAAG tgTGCAGTGAAGCTGGCTAAGATGGTGGGCTACGTCAGCGCGGGTACGGTGGAGTACCTCTACAGCCAGGATGGAAGCTTCTACTTCCTGGAGCTCAACCCTCGTCTGCAGGTGGAACATCCCTGCACAGAGATGGTGGCTGATGTCAACCTGCCTGCTGCTCAACTGCAG ATTGCTATGGGTATTCCTCTTCACCGGATCAAAGACATCAGGATGCTTTATGGGCTCCAGCCTTGGGGTGACTGTCCAATAGACTTTGAGTGTCTGTCAACTACCCCCTCCCCACGAGGCCATGTCATTGCAGCACGTATCACCAGTGAAAATCCTGATGAG GGTTTCAAACCAAGCTCAGGAACTGTGCAAGAGCTGAATTTCCGCAGCAATAAAAATGTGTGGGGCTACTTCAGtgttgcagcagctggaggtctGCATGAGTTTGCTGATTCCCAGTTTGGACACTGCTTCTCTTGGGGAGAGAATCGTGAAGAGGCCATCTC CAACATGGTGGTTGCTCTGAAGGAGCTGTCTATCAGGGGAGACTTCAGGACTACAGTGGAATACCTCATCAAGCTGCTGGAAACAGAAAGCTTTCAGCACAACAGCATTGACACAGGATGGCTGGATAGGCTTATCTCAGAGAAGATGCAG GCAGAGCGTCCTGATACAATGCTGGGAATTGTTAGCGGCGCACTGCATGTAGCAGATGTCAATCTCAGGAACAGTGTTTCCAATTTTCTGCATTCCCTTGAAAG GGGCCAAGTGctcccagcacacacactacTCAACACTGTGGATGTGGAGCTAATCTATGAAGGTACCAAGTACGTCCTCACAGTGACACGTCAGTCTCCCAACTCTTACGTAGTCATCATGAACAACTCTTCTGCTGAGGTGGACGTCCATCGGCTAAGCGATGGAGGTCTTTTGTTGTCTTATGATGGAAGCAGCTATACTACCTACATGAAGGAAGAGGTGGATCG GTATCGCATCACAATTGGGAACAAGACGTGTGTTTTTGAAAAGGAAAATGATCCTTCGCTGCTGCGCTCTCCTTCAGCAGGAAAGCTCATTCAGTACACAGTTGAGGATGGCGGGCATGTGTTTGCTGGCCAGTGCTACGCTGAAATAGAG GTGATGAAGATGGTAATGACGCTGACGGCTGCAGAGTCTGGTTGTATTCACTATGTGAAGAGGGCTGGAGCAGCATTGGAGCCTGGCTGCGTCATTGCCAAACTGCAACTGGATGACCCAAGCAGAGTGCAACAG gCTGAGCTGCACACAGGGGCCCTGCCTTCTATCCAGGCTGTTGCTCTGAGAGGTGAGAAGCTACATAGGGTCTTCCATAACACACTGGATCATCTTGTCCACATAATGAATGGTTACTGCCTCCCTGAGCCTTTCTTCAGTGGAAAG TTGAAAGAGTGGGTGGAAAGGCTGATGAAAACTATGCGTGATCCCTCTTTGCCACTGTTGGAACTTCAAGACATCATGACCAGTGTGTCTGGTCGCATCCCTCCTGCTGTGGAGAAATCCATTAAGAAGGAGATGGCTCAGTATGCCAGCAACATTACTTCAGTGCTCTGCCAGTTCCCCAGCCAACAG ATTGCAAACATCCTGGACAGTCACGCTGCTACTCTCAACAAGAAGTCAGAGAGAGAAGTATTCTTCATGAACACACAAAGCATCGTTCAGCTGGTGCAGAA GTACCGCAGCGGCATCCGAGGTCACATGAAGGCAGTGGTGATGGACTTGCTTAGACAGTACCTGAAAGTAGAGATTCAGTTCCAGAATG GTCACTatgacaagtgtgtgtttgcattgcgAGAAGAAAACAAAGGTGACATGGCCAATGTGCTCAACTATATCTTCTCCCATGCTCAAGTCACTAAGAAAAATCTGCTGGTTACTATGCTGATT GATCAGCTGTGTGGCCGTGATCCAACATTGACAGATGAACTCATGGCCATTTTGACTGAACTCACTCAGCTTAGCAAGACTACCAATGCCAAGGTGGCACTGCGTGCGCGTCAG gtgTTGATAGCGTCTCACCTTCCCTCATATGAGCTACGACACAACCAGGTCGAGtccatcttcctctctgccatcgaCATGTATGGGCATCAGTTCTGCATTGAGAACCTGCAG aaacTGATCCTATCAGAGACCTCCATCTTTGATGTTCTGCCCAACTTCTTCTATCACAGTAACCAAGTAGTCAGGATGGCTGCCCTTGAG GTGTACGTCCGCAGAGCATACATTGCCTACGAGCTGAACAGTGTTCAGCATCGACAGCTGAAGGACAACACGTGTGTGGTAGAGTTCCAATTCATGCTTCCCACCTCACATCCCAACAG gatgtcATTCTCATCCAACCTGAATCACTATGGCATGGTACATGTGGCCAGCGTAAGCGATGTCCTCCTTGACACATCTTTTACACCACCCTGTCAGCGTATGGGAGCCATGGTCTCCTTCCGCTCCTTCCAGGAGTTCACAAA gaaCATAAAAGACGTGTTGATCTGCTTCTCGGACTCTCCTCCCCCAAGCCCGACCTTCCCAGAGGGAGGCAACCCTGTCTTGTATGGTGAAGAGGACAACAAG AGTATTCAGGATGAGCCTATCCATATCTTGAATGTGGCTATAAAGACTGACAGCGACATTGACGATGACGGCCTGGCATCCATGTTCCGGGAGTTCACTCAGTCGAAG aAGTCCATGCTGTTCGAACACGGAATCCGAAGGCTGACTTTCCTTGTGGCTCAGAAG GATTTCAGGAAGCAAATCAACTGTGAGGTGGACCAAAGGTTTCAT AGGGAATTCCCCAAATTTTTCACATTCCGTGCCAGAGACAAG TTTGAGGAGGACAGGATCTATCGACACCTGGAGCCAGCTTTAGCATTCCAGCTGGAGCTTAACCGCATGCGCAACTTTGCTCTAACTGCTATCCCATGCGCCAATCACAAGATGCACCTGTACCTGGGTGCAGCCCGGGTGGAGGTGGGCACAGAGGTCACAGACTACAGGTTCTTTGTTCGAGCCATTATCCGCCACTCTGATCTGGTCACAAAG GAGGCCTCCTTTGAATACCTTCACAATGAAGCAGAACGTCTGCTGCTGGAAGCCATGGATGAACTGGAAGTGGCGTTCAACAACACAACCGTACGGACTGACTGCAATCACATCTTCCTCAATTTTGTTCCTACAGTCATCATGGACCCATCAAAG ATTGAGGAGTCTGTGCGCTCCATGGTGATGCGATACGGCAGCCGTCTATGGAAGCTGCGTGTCCTGCAGGCCGAGCTGAAAATTAACATCCGCCTGACTCCAACAGGGAAACAGATTCCCATCCGCCTCTTCTTAACTAATGAATCTGGTTACTACCTGGACATCAGCCTGTACAAGGAGGTCACTGACTCCCGTACAGGACAGGTGGGGCCCAAAGATCGTCAG attatgTTTCAAGCATATGGAGACAAGCAAGGCCCCTTGCATGGCATGCTCATCAATACACCTTATGTCACCAAGGACCTGTTGCAGTCGAAGCGCTTTCAGGCACAATCACTGGGCACCACGTATGTCTACGACTTCCCAGAAATGTTCAGACAG GCCTTGAAGAAGTTGTGGCATTCTACCCAAGCCTATGCTCACTTGCCTAAATGCCCTCTTCCCTCTGAGCTGCTCACTTTCACTGAGCTGGTTCTTGATGCTCAAGGTCAGCTGGTGCAGATGAATCGACTGCCAGGAGGCAACGAG ATTGGAATGGTGGCATGGAGGATGACCCTGCGAACGCCAGAGTATCCTGCAGGCCGTGAGATCATTGTCATAAGCAACGACATCACACACAAGATCGGCTCATTCGGGCCCCAGGAAGACGTGTTGTTCCTGCGAGCCTCAGAGATGGCACGAGAGAGCGGCATCCCCCGACTCTACATCGCAGCAAACAGTGGTGCCCGCATTGGCCTGGCAGAGGAAATCAGACACATGTTCCATGTGGCATGGCAAGATCCATCTGACCCATACAAG GGTTTCAAGTACCTCTACCTTACACCTCAAGATTACAAGAAGGTTTCAGCTCTAAACTCTGTGCATTGTGAACACatagaggatgaaggagaatcCAG GTACAAGATCACTGACATTATAGGAAAAGATGAAGGGCTGGGTGTGGAGAATCTGAAAGGGTCTGGAATGATTGCTGGGGAATCCTCTCTGGCCTATGAGGAGATCATCACCATGAATCTG GTTACATGTCGAGCCATTGGTATTGGGGCTTATCTGGTGAGGCTTGGACAAAGAACCATCCAAGTGGACAACTCTCACATCATCCTCACTGGAGCTGGAGCCCTCAATAAG GTGCTGGGAAGAGAAGTGTACACATCAAACAACCAACTGGGTGGAATTCAGATCATGCACAACAATGGCGTGACCCACTGCACAGTTTGCGATGACTTTGAGGGAGTCTTCACACTTTTGCAGTGGCTGTCCTACATGCCCAAG tgtatatCTAGTCCTGCGCCCATCCTCAAAGCCAAGGACTCCATTGATCGGACAATAGAGTTTGTGCCTACCAAGGCTCCCTATGACCCTCGCTGGATGTTAGCAGGACGTCCAAGCCAGA CTCCAAAGGGCTCCTGGCAGAGTGGTTTCTTTGACCATGGCTCCTTCATGGAGATCATGCAGCCATGGGCACAGAGTGTGGTGGTAGGCAGAGCcag ACTGGGTGGGATACCTACAGGAGTGGTTGCTGTGGAAACCAGGTCAGTGGAGCTGTCAATCCCAGCCGATCCAGCCAATTTAGACTCAGAAGCAAAG ATCATCCAGCAGGCAGGGCAGGTGTGGTTCCCAGATTCAGCTTTCAAAACTGCCCAGGCTATTAAGGACCTGAACCGAGAGGGCTTACCTCTCATAGTGTTTGCCAACTGGAGGGGCTTTTCTGGTGGAATGAAAG ATATGTACGACCAGGTGCTGAAGTTTGGGGCCTACATTGTGGATGGTCTCAGGGAGTACAAGCAGCCTGTTCTGGTTTATATCCCTCCTCAGGCTGAGCTGAGAGGAGGCTCATGGGTGGTTATAGATCCCACCATCAACCCCCGTCACATGGAGATGTACGCCGACAAAGACAGCCG AGGTGGAGTGTTGGAGCCTGAAGGAACAGTGGAGATCAAATTTAGGAAGAAGGACCTGGTGAAGACCATGAGAAGAGTAGATCCGGTTTACATGGGCCTGGCTGAAAGACTTG GAACCCCAGAGCTCAGCACCCCTGATCGAAAAGAGCTGGAAACCAAGCTTAAGGAGCGCGAGGAGTTTCTGTTGCCCATCTACCATCAGGTGGCCGTGCAGTTTGCAGACCTCCATGACACGCCGGGTCGCATGCAAGAAAAAGGCGTTATCACG